A stretch of Paenibacillus mucilaginosus 3016 DNA encodes these proteins:
- a CDS encoding IS3 family transposase (programmed frameshift): MSKEKYCATEKLAILEEVSSGKIGFIAATKRYGMNKTTLMKWQRRYKLYGYEGLERSTRNRSYSAELKLQAVKDYVEGGLSKYRIIDKYRISSTTQLSNWIKKYNGHSSLKAYKGEAQAMTKGRSTTWDERIDIVHYCLAHQHDYHKTAGQFQVSYQQVYQWVKKFEAGGADALKDGRGRKKAPEEMTEADRQKLEMKKMEYEMERLRAENAFLKKLPGNPKEAKLSQYRQENVYLAIQALQEEESISIQLLCEVAGVARSSYYKWLNRKPSSREQENERLTKMMMSIYEKVEKTFGYRQLTLHMRKETGQTINHKRVYRLMKVKGIQSVIRRKRKKYPHSTPQHVAENVLNRNFQAAEPNEKWVTDVTEFKYGNGQKAYLSAILDLHDKSIVSRVVGHSNNNPLVFETLKQALQAAPGSKPMLHSDRGFQYTSLDFKKLLDDNELTQSMSRVGRCIDNGPMESFWGTLKCEKYYLHTYQTFEELERDILAYIDFYNNERLQAKLNGLSPMEYRTKAA; encoded by the exons ATGTCTAAAGAAAAATACTGTGCTACGGAGAAACTTGCTATCCTTGAAGAAGTTTCAAGTGGAAAAATTGGTTTTATCGCTGCAACCAAAAGATACGGTATGAATAAAACAACTTTAATGAAATGGCAGCGTCGTTATAAGCTATATGGGTATGAAGGACTGGAAAGAAGTACTCGCAATCGAAGTTACAGCGCTGAGCTGAAGCTTCAAGCGGTGAAAGATTATGTAGAGGGTGGATTGTCAAAATACCGGATCATCGACAAATACAGGATCTCAAGTACAACGCAGCTTTCTAACTGGATTAAGAAGTATAATGGTCATAGCAGCTTAAAAGCCTACAAAGGGGAAGCACAAGCTATGACAAAGGGTCGCTCTACTACGTGGGATGAGAGGATCGATATCGTCCACTATTGCCTGGCACATCAGCATGACTATCATAAGACAGCTGGCCAGTTTCAGGTCTCCTACCAGCAAGTATATCAATGGGTGAAGAAATTCGAAGCCGGCGGTGCGGATGCTTTAAAGGATGGCCGGGGGCGAAAGAAGGCGCCGGAAGAGATGACGGAGGCAGATCGCCAGAAGCTCGAGATGAAGAAGATGGAATACGAAATGGAGAGGCTTCGGGCGGAGAATGCATTTCTAAAAAAGTTAC CGGGAAATCCAAAGGAGGCGAAGCTAAGCCAATATCGCCAAGAGAACGTCTACCTTGCCATCCAAGCGCTTCAGGAAGAGGAGTCGATCAGCATTCAACTTCTGTGTGAAGTCGCAGGAGTTGCACGCTCAAGCTATTACAAATGGTTAAACCGCAAACCCAGCTCTCGTGAGCAGGAGAATGAGCGGCTGACAAAGATGATGATGTCCATATATGAAAAAGTAGAGAAAACCTTTGGGTACCGCCAATTAACACTCCACATGCGCAAGGAAACCGGACAGACGATTAACCATAAACGCGTGTACCGGCTGATGAAAGTCAAGGGAATCCAGTCGGTCATCCGCAGGAAGAGAAAGAAATACCCTCATTCTACTCCCCAGCACGTGGCCGAGAATGTGCTGAATCGTAATTTCCAAGCAGCTGAACCCAATGAGAAATGGGTAACGGATGTAACAGAATTTAAATACGGCAACGGTCAGAAAGCGTATTTAAGCGCGATTCTCGATCTTCATGATAAATCCATCGTCTCCAGAGTAGTGGGGCATTCCAACAACAACCCACTTGTTTTCGAGACGTTGAAGCAAGCCTTGCAAGCAGCTCCAGGAAGCAAACCAATGCTTCATAGTGACAGAGGATTTCAATACACTTCACTTGACTTCAAAAAGCTTTTGGACGATAACGAACTGACTCAAAGTATGTCCCGGGTTGGGCGGTGTATCGATAACGGGCCGATGGAATCCTTCTGGGGGACCTTAAAATGCGAGAAGTATTATCTACACACTTACCAAACCTTTGAGGAGCTTGAGAGAGACATTCTGGCTTACATCGATTTTTACAATAACGAACGATTACAAGCAAAACTAAACGGCCTCAGTCCAATGGAATACAGGACCAAGGCCGCTTAA